One region of Peromyscus eremicus chromosome 4, PerEre_H2_v1, whole genome shotgun sequence genomic DNA includes:
- the Adal gene encoding adenosine deaminase-like protein → MMEAEGQQPWKTDFYVELPKVELHAHLNGSISSNTMKKLIAKKPHLKVHDHMTMIDKGKKRTLEECFQMFQVIHQLTTSAEDILMVTKDVIKEFADDGVKYLELRSTPRGDDATGMTKKIYVESILEGIKQCKQENLDIDVRYLMAVDRRGGLTVAKETVKLAKEFFLSTEDTVLGLDLSGDPTIGQAKDFLEPLLEAKKAGLKLALHLAEVPNKKKETQMLLDLLPDRIGHGTFLNSCEGGSLDQVDFVRQHQIPLELCLTSNIKSQTVPSYDQHHFGFWYSIAHPSVICTDDKGVFATYLSQEYRLAAETFNLTPSQVWDLSYESISYIFASDNTRSELRKRWNHLKPRVLHF, encoded by the exons atgatggaggcagaaggacagCAGCCGTGGAAGACAGACTTTTATGTGGAATTGCCAAAAGTG GAGCTTCATGCCCACTTGAATGGCTCCATTAGTTCCAATACCATGAAGAAATTAATAGCCAAGAAGCCACATCTTAAAGTTCATGATCACATGACCATGATTgacaagggaaagaaaaggacttTAGAAGA ATGTTTCCAGATGTTCCAAGTTATTCACCAGCTTACTACTAGTGCCGAGGACATTCTAATG GTCACAAAGGATGTCATTAAGGAGTTTGCAGACGATGGTGTCAAGTACCTGGAGCTGAGGAGCACCCCCAGAGGAGACGACGCTACCG GAATGACGAAGAAGATTTACGTGGAATCCATTCTTGAAGGCATAAAACAGTGCAAACAAGAAAACTTAGATATTGATGTTAG gTATTTGATGGCAGTTGACAGAAGAGGTGGCCTGACAGTAGCCAAGGAGACTGTTAAACTTGCCAAAGAGTTCTTCCTCTCTACTGAGGATACAGTTCTTGGCCTTGACCTCAGTGGAGACCCTACT ATAGGACAAGCAAAAGACTTCTTGGAACCTCTTCTAGAAGCTAAAAAAGCAGGTCTGAAGTTGGCATTGCATCTTGCAGAG GttccaaataagaaaaaagaaacacaaatgctgTTGGATCTGCTTCCTGACAGAATCGGGCATGGAACATTCCTCAACTCCTGCGAGGGAGGATCCCTGGATCAGGTGGATTTTGTGAGGCAACACCAGATACCTCTGG AACTTTGTTTGACCTCAAACATCAAAAGCCAGACAGTTCCCTCTTATGACCAGCATCATTTTGGATTCTGGTACAGCATTGCTCATCCTTCTGTGATCTGT ACCGATGATAAGGGTGTTTTTGCGACATACCTTTCTCAAGAATATCGACTGGCAGCAGAAACATTTAATTTGACCCCATCTCAGGTGTGGGATCTGTCTTATGAATCCATCAGCTACATCTTCGCTTCTGACAACACCAGATCTGAACTGAGAAAGAGGTGGAATCACCTGAAGCCCAGAGTGCTACACTTTTAA
- the Lcmt2 gene encoding tRNA wybutosine-synthesizing protein 4 — translation MGPRSRERRAGTVQSTNDSSALSKRSLAAHGYVRDAFAALLAPGPVRRTPLIHRGYYVRARAVRHCVRAFLQRTGALPAPTRAQILSLGSGSDSLYFRLKAAGLLARAAVWEVDFPDVSRRKAERIRETPELCSLTGPFQIGDSASALCFESSDYRILGADLRELRRLGEALDGAGLDATSPTLLLAEAVLTYLEPAGAAALIAWAAQRFPDALFVIYEQMKPRDAFGRVMLQHFERLRSPLHGLELFPDVEAQVRRFLQAGWTACSALDLNEFYRRHLPADERRRVETLEPFDEFEEWHLKCAHYFILAASRGDTLSETPVFPPSETSFRIDPASPSGFFSARVVTSDHQHSSLKRYGHTSVLLSPGIIFSAGGFGEQEGRHCRVSTFHLLSRSCDSEWKGSQISSLGTEGQWDGRLYHTMTRLSDTQVLVLGGRLSPLSPASGALQLDLYRGEDNCPERQNVTVTKAALEEGPMLSCWRHSTTEVYYQNQRYLFVYGGRSAVEPVLSDCHFLHVETMAWVRIPVEGAAPEGRHSHSACSWQGGALIAGGLGASEEPLSSVLFLRPKSSGFLWESIDIQPPITPRYSHTAHVFNGKLLLVGGVWIHSSSVPGVTVINLTTGLSSEYQLDTTSVPWPLMLHNHSSTLLPEEQQILLTGGGGNCFSFGTYFNPHTVALDLSSLSTGQ, via the coding sequence ATGGGCCCGCGAAGCCGCGAGCGCCGGGCGGGAACGGTCCAGAGCACCAACGACAGCAGCGCCCTCAGCAAGCGATCGCTGGCCGCACACGGATACGTGCGCGACGCCTTCGCGGCGCTGCTGGCCCCGGGACCTGTGCGGCGCACGCCGCTCATCCACCGCGGCTAttacgtgcgcgcgcgcgccgtGCGTCACTGCGTGCGCGCCTTCCTCCAGCGTACCGGCGCGCTCCCGGCCCCGACCCGGGCACAGATCCTGTCTTTGGGTTCAGGCTCCGACTCGCTGTACTTTCGCCTGAAAGCTGCGGGCCTCCTGGCCCGGGCTGCCGTCTGGGAGGTGGACTTCCCGGACGTGTCTCGGCGCAAGGCGGAGAGGATCAGGGAGACCCCGGAGCTGTGCTCGCTGACCGGCCCTTTCCAGATCGGGGACTCAGCGTCCGCTCTGTGCTTCGAGAGCTCGGATTACCGCATCCTGGGCGCGGACCTGCGTGAGCTCCGGCGATTAGGCGAGGCCCTGGACGGCGCGGGCCTGGACGCCACCTCACCCACGCTGCTCCTGGCCGAGGCGGTGCTGACCTACCTGGAGCCGGCCGGGGCCGCGGCCCTCATCGCCTGGGCCGCCCAGCGTTTCCCCGACGCCCTTTTCGTAATCTATGAGCAGATGAAGCCGCGAGACGCCTTCGGGCGAGTCATGCTGCAGCACTTTGAGCGGCTGCGCTCTCCCCTGCACGGCCTGGAGCTCTTCCCCGACGTGGAGGCCCAGGTGCGGCGCTTCCTTCAAGCTGGCTGGACTGCCTGCAGCGCCCTGGACCTGAACGAGTTCTATCGCCGCCATCTCCCCGCAGACGAGCGTCGGCGAGTCGAGACGCTCGAGCCCTTTGATGAGTTTGAGGAGTGGCATCTGAAGTGTGCCCACTATTTCATCCTAGCAGCATCTAGGGGAGACACTCTGTCGGAAACTCCGGTGTTTCCGCCCTCAGAGACATCTTTTCGGATAGATCCTGCTTCGCCTTCGGGTTTTTTTTCTGCCAGAGTAGTCACTAGTGACCACCAGCACTCAAGCCTGAAGAGATACGGCCACACCTCTGTGCTCTTGAGCCCTGGCATCATTTTCAGTGCAGGAGGCTTTGGAGAACAAGAGGGGCGACACTGCCGAGTGAGCACGTTTCACTTGCTCTCGAGATCCTGTGACTCTGAATGGAAAGGCAGCCAAATAAGTTCTTTGGGGACTGAAGGCCAGTGGGATGGACGCCTTTATCACACCATGACAAGGCTTTCAGATACTCAGGTTCTGGTTCTCGGAGGGAGATTGTCCCCATTAAGTCCAGCTTCTGGGGCTCTCCAACTTGATTTATACAGAGGTGAGGATAATTGCCCCGAGAGGCAGAATGTAACAGTAACAAAGGCTGCCTTGGAAGAAGGTCCCATGTTGTCCTGTTGGCGGCATTCAACAACGGAAGTATACTATCAGAATCAAAGATATTTGTTTGTGTATGGTGGCCGAAGTGCGGTGGAACCTGTACTAAGTGACTGTCATTTCCTACACGTAGAGACAATGGCTTGGGTCAGAATCCCAGTAGAAGGGGCAGCCCCAGAAGGTCGGCATTCCCACAGTGCCTGCAGTTGGCAAGGAGGAGCACTAATCGCCGGAGGTCTAGGGGCTTCTGAGGAACCATTGAGCTCTGTACTCTTTCTCAGACCAAAGTCCTCTGGATTCCTCTGGGAATCCATCGATATACAGCCCCCCATTACCCCAAGGTACTCTCACACCGCTCATGTATTTAATGGAAAGCTGCTTCTGGTTGGAGGGGTCTGGATTCATTCCTCCTCAGTTCCTGGAGTGACTGTTATCAATTTGACTACGGGGTTGAGCTCTGAGTATCAGCTTGACACAACATCTGTGCCATGGCCATTAATGTTGCACAACCACAGCAGCACCCTCCTTCCTGAAGAGCAGCAGATCCTTCTTACTGGAGGTGGAGGGAACTGCTTTTCCTTCGGGACTTACTTCAACCCCCACACAGTGGCATTAGATCTGTCTTCCTTAAGTACAGGGCAATAA